AAATTTTTGTACcattttttataatgtttatattttagAGACATCAAAGGAACGTATAACATTGTTGTAGCGACTATATTGGTTTTGAAGGAAATTATAAACAACACAGAATGGACTACTGCAGAGTATTAATCACATTTtttccatatacatatatataggaTGTATAAACCTAAgaaacattcaattaaaattcagtttttataattagtaaatgatataaatacataaagaTGATATCATTATCGTTCATTGCACATTTTCTTATTATAGTAACTGTAACTTTTAATTTGGACAAGTGatcaaattcaattaaaaattgcatagtGCTTTTATAATTACAACATATTTCATGTATCCTTAGGTATATACAATCATCaccatattaaatatttattaagtaagaacatattgaatatattattgtaattgcatattttttattttaaaaggaatttgatacatataataacacGAAATGGAAAATACTTGATAGAAACAATTCCTTTAGAATTTTGTATTGGCAATATGGTTAGAAGAATATTACAGATAATTAGGGAGGAATACACATTGGAATTGAAAAACAAAACTGAGGAAACAGACCCACAAGAATCATTGCACAAAATTCTCACTGCTGAGGGTGATCAACAAATTGACTTTAATGTTTCAGTGCCTTCCTTAAAATCAGCTCTTCTAGAGCATATCAGTGAATTTGAAGCTGAATTAGAAACCTGGTTAGTTATTATTGGACTATGGATGATTGTACATTTATCATATAACAATGTCagaatgttatttttataatttgttttatcATAACACATTTTACTTTTAGTGCAGAAAATATTACACAGCAAGCTTCTGAGCATATTCAttctaatgaaattattttgacTATTGGTAAATCAAAATTAGttgaagaatttttcaaaaaagcTGCTACAACAAGAGCTTTTGAAGTTATAGTAGCTGAAGGTGGACCATCTttaaatgtatgtatacattGTACAGAACTATTTTTAGATACATAACACTCAACTGAATCATTCATTATTTATAGGGTCATGAAATGGCAATTAATCTCTCAAAAGCAAAAATTAAAACCACTTTAATATCGGATGTTGCAATTTTTGCAATGATGTCGCGCgtaaataaagtaataattGGTACACATACTGTAATGGCCAATGGAGGATTAAGAGCACTTTCTGGTTCACATACAGTTGCTCAAGCTGCAAAACATTACTCTGTTCCAGTAATGGTTTTGCTACCACTTTATAAGCTTTCTCCACTTTATCTCTGCTCACATGAACAAGATGGTTTCAACCAACATGTATCACCACTACAGGGTGTAATTAATAGTACTAATGCACCTTTATTGGAAAGGATTCATGTGTATAATCCTGTTTTTGATTATGTACCACCAGAATTAGTTACTCTGTTTATTTCAAATACGTAAGATTAAAAACTTTATGTCTTTTTGGCAATTGGTGTTATACATTAATGATGTAACACTGTTTTTTTGTTTCAGGGGCGGGAATGCGCCGTCATATATTTATAGATTACTCAGTGAATTGTATCACCCAGATGATTatgaattgtaaaatatatatttatagctttctctaaacaattaataaatcgCTTATTACTTTTAAATGGTTTGTTAATTCGATATTCACACAATACGATATatacaaatacatataaatttattttacaaaaaatattctaacaatctcttaaatttaaattatttattactaattGAAAATGACAACAATACATGATACACTTGTTCTTGATTTATATATGCAAAACTTGTTTCATTCATACATAAGGATTCCAATTACTACCATCCTCAGGTTGTAAAGAACCTGTGACTAATAAAATTATGTCAAACACCCACCACACTCCTACTCCACCCAATGTTAGCAATTTACTAACAGCTGTACCACTTTGTCCTAGACAAAATCGATCTGTACCCAGAAAACCTAATAATATGCTATATAGTAAAGTAGTAGCAAAATAGTGAtcactatattttatacaaggAACTCCCTCACGAGTAAATGTTCTGTGACCGTAACATTCAATATCTGGTAATACGGTACAAGACACTTTAGTTTTTTCTACATCCTCGTATCTAGAACCTCCAAactaaaagtaaaatatttaagatttttaacttacttatattgtatatacattatatataaatttattcctATACAACAATACCTTTACACAACCAAATCCAGTTTCTTCTTTGGCAGTTTTATTACCTTTATGATCAATTGGTTCTTCACattctataaattcttttgGCCTACATACATTTATGTAACATTAGATTAATAAAACTAACAGTTCATTACAGTTTACTATGAAATCTTAAATCATATTAATACTTACAAAAATTTACACAACACCAAAGGTCCATCAGGTCTGTATTCCTGTTGAGAATCTGTAGTTTTGTTTATCAATCCTGAACATGTTTTTAGATCCCATGAAAGACAAACCAGAATTAAAACAGAATATTGTAACTTCATCTTATTCAGAGTAACATTTTGTGCTGCACTTCTACTCTTTGAATTTTATCAAAGTTCTCTGATaaagtacatttttaattacatttattctATTATACTCTGTTCAATAGGAGACAGTAGTTATCATTATGACGTTTTTCTATTCGTTCTGCGCATGTTCGAGAACGCTTTCAAGTAATGCACATGCGTGTACACACTCAGTGATCCAAATgatcaagcttcaaatttcgAAAGCTTTATatgctcaaatttctgaattccctaagtttcaaacttttaaatttacaaatttataaattttcaaatccctacattttcagatttcgaAATCGAATCACACTTAGTCTTCGTCTTTTCCTGTTACCAGTATATTTTATCTACCGTGTATAGGTTcgtcaaaatggaaaatgtgtGGTAGTGGGGCAACACGAAATGGTGGGGACCCTTCTGAAGTTTGCCGAGTTGCGCGAAAAATCATCTCTCATCGAACAGAGTGTACGTGTTCTGTTGCACGGCAAATGCATTCGTATTCGAAGCTCTCTCAATAAACGAATAGGAAAACAGTTTGTACGGCATACACCAATCACAAAATGCTTTCTTTCGTTGCCTACAGTAATTCCAGAGACGCGCAGTGATTTCCGAATCAGTCGTCTGTCTGCCACGAAAGATTTTCAGTGTTGTCAAGGATCGGAGACGTGCGTTCTCGGTGCAAAGGTGTACACAGTGGTTGTATGGACAGTAAACAAAGTGATCGTGCATTACGTATCCGTGATACTTTTTTATCGAAGTGGTACATTTTGAAGCTTCGAAGTTTGTATATATGTACGGAAATATGCGCGAAAGGGAAGAATTTTGTCGAAGTTTTCCACCAGGACAACCAATCCAGGCACCGACGACACGGGCTCTGGGCCTTGACGCGCTGCATAGTCTTTGTAAAGAGATCTATCCCGACCAAAGCAATCCGCTCACTGTCACTGCAGTCGTAAAATATTGGTAAAAACTCCTCATTTAAAATCATTATAAAACACAACTGATTGTTGAAATATTTGATGTTTATGTTGTTGCGAAAAAATGATGTTTACTTTACATAGTCGTAACAagaattgcgttatatttttaataattatatttttaattatattaagcaTATTCGCATTATattaagttttaattttaaaaaattattaaattatttgaatacaaatttttattgtataactGAATATGATAAATTTACCCTCGATCGGTATGAAATCGAAGAAAAACAGTTCTTTATTAAAAAGGTGGTTTTGGGCATTTTACTGTGTTTGGCCATGGAAGTCTTGCACCGAAAGGGAAGACGATTTATATTTAGCCACCCTTAGTCGCACATACATTTAACCGGATGTAAAACCAAATAACTGAAATTTTCTTTGCACCTTTGGTATAGGTTGGGGGGTCCCGATCCTTTGGACTACATAAGCATGTACGAAAATCCTGGCTGTCCTGAACTAGGTGTACCACCACACTGGCATTATATTAGGTGAGTTTTTTTTCTTCGtagcaatttattttattgtacaaatgaatttatttatactacAAATGACAATTTCCGAAGTGTCTAAAGAGTAAGTTCCGAattgtgtaaaataaaattgaaaaaacccTCCTCCTTAATTTGTGATTTTCACGGCGTGTCCTCTCAGGCTAgaattatattgccatatacGAAAGGAAAATTTGTTTGATGGACACTTGATGTGTCTGTCATTGCTGCATATGACATTCTGGCTTGCATCGTTCATTCAGTAAAGACACCTCACATGCTTTTTTCTGTAGCGTAGAAAAGAGGGAAGAATCCAAGAGTTAAAAAAAAACGGGAAGTCGGGTATTCGTCAGTGTCATCCTGTTGAGTAGCAGGAGTGTGCCTCTGTTTGATGTAAGCGCATGTTATTTTTCCGACACACCCTTGATGACACGTGTATGTGGTACCCATTTCTGTcattcgaaaatttcacttaCCGTCGTGCCAGTAGTTCTTACTGACaattcgatatatcgataataatttaattgttcttatttcaaattattttaaattggatTTGGATTTCAAACAAGAAGTAGATTTGAACAATCGAAATTATGTATCAGGTTAAGTTACATTAAGTTAGTTTAATATATCGATAATTGGTAGCATCGATGCTTTACCTTATACCAATAAAACAGCCATATCGAagtatcaattttacaatttaatctatcaaaagtttcgaaatatttttgttaattattgtaTGGTATCATCGATCGAAGAATTGAATTCTTTCGGAAATACGTACGTGTAGCGATTCACGCTGTCGAAAGACAAATGGATCCTCATTTCAGGAATCTCTTATTAAAAACTAGGCGCCGAATGACGAATGGTCTACCGCGAAAGggtgtttcttttctttttttttgtaatacgTGACCCTTCCTTCTTCGGTCCAAAGCAGCTGTTCGAATAGTTCCCTCTTTTTTCTATATATAGAAAGTACAGGGTACAGGAAGATAAAGTCGTTTGAAGTGCGACGCGTCGGAAATAGACCTGTGGGACTTCCCCTTTTCCGTCTGTTCTATCTAAATATGTTCCCCCATTGACTAAGCCTAGACAATCTTTTTGAATCAAgtctataattatttttactctgctactattttttcttatattctactTGCACTCTCAGTTGTTTGTTTTTTAGAATAATGTAATGAAAATTCTCTGATTCAAGTTTGGGTTTGTCGGATCTACATGGAGATGGACGGATACATCCAAAAAGTGGACCTGGTCGTCCAAGTGGTTTTGGGTTTGAATTGACCTTCAGATTGGTCAGGGAAAGGAACGAGATGACTCCCCCTACATGGCCTGCCAATGTGATGCAGCAACTAGCCAAATATGTTTTCAATTCTGGTAACATGTTGTTGCCTGGTGACCATGTGTCGTGGCATGCTCCTTTGGATAATGGGAATGGTCGTATTACACAAATTTTGATGGGCAGAGATCCACAGTTACCAGTGTCTATATCTACTCCTCATGGTGATGTATGTTAGTcatttataatataaacttgTAACTATAATTCagttttatttgataatgactTGGTGTCAGAATCTTTGCAGTCTAACGGCATAGTAATAATATCATATACTGgataatgtatttttaatatattcatagGTTTCCTTTGTTCAAATTGTGGGAGTTACTTCTGAAGAACTGTTAGCTGCACAACACTGGAATGGTTTAGGtcttgtaaatttgttaaaggCCAGTCGTGGTTGTGGACCATGGTTGGTGACAGATATGAGAAGAATACATTCTGTTATGGAGGATGATCCTTCCATAGCAGAGAAAATACAAATTGGTATAGAAAAAGAAGGTTCTAATTTAAGTGGCGTATCTGCCAAATGTTGGTAAGTATTCTACATTAATTTCTGAGTACTTAAATTCAGATCTGGGTCATGTATTATAGTAGCAGTTAATTTATAGGTGGGTACAAGTTAATAGTGATAGCAATATAGAAAAATACAGGGAGACAAGGAACGAATCAGATGAAGAAGAGGAAGACATAAAACCAATAATAAAGTCAGAAAGGTTGTCTCCCTGTGAGCAGGATATCAATATGTCACATGAAAACTTGATTAAAGTTTTACCAGGACTTCATTTAACATTTAATCTTGAAGCTGGATCCCTGTTACCATTAGCAATCAAGTATATTCCTTTGCAGTAAATTGTAATTGATATGCACTGAAGatcaaattgtaaatataagttTTACAGGGGACGTGTGATGCATGGAAGGCATTTTACATTTAAATCCATACTATCTCATACGGCTATTACAATTGTTGCACCATCAGTTACTGGTACTCTAGTTTCTAGAGAAAAGCCATATGTAGTTCAAGGGCCATGGTTACAAGTATTACTTCCAGAAGACTTATCTGAAAGAATGGCTCAAGAGTTTCAAGttctaaattcaccaaatcaGGTAATGAACgatgaaaataatttcatttattaatcatacaataagaatattttattttacagattCAGTTACCAAAAACATTTTCTTGGCCTGAATATAAACTAGTTATTACTGTCGTGAATGACTGAGAAATGGAGATTAGGGTGGCTAGAATTATCCAAAATTGATTCACGTTACACGTTTAACCAAGTTAGGATAAATTGACATAAGCAAAGTATTATCTAATGTTGATACGAAGTGAATTTCGACGAAGTTATTTATAATCGTGCGTATACGATTATCGTGTACACGATAGAACTGCAAGACTTTACGTATCAACGTGTAGAAGAAGAGGTAAACTATATTTAATACGCATCTATTTGTTAGCGGAACATAaccacaaaatatattttttatcgatgACAATTTTTATACGCCTCTCTTTTACAAGTTGATGCTtgttaacaatttatatttaattatgtatataatagAACACGAAGTATAAAGTGTAATTGTATTTGATATACGAGTTTACACATTGTTACTTTATATAGAACGTTTTTGTAAATAGAGAATCTCACAAATCTGACATCATTTCGTGTCAGAGTCCTGtaccaatttttatattaaaaagaatatgtataatagaacaaaatataagaaataatatttataagatacaatttattttttcgttTTCTTCGTACAAATTGTATTCATAGTACACGGTTCACGTTTGCAATCTTCCTTTTTTGAACCTATAGATCAGTAGGACTTTTACTGAcacaaaaatacatattttttaaaagtgACTATTTACACAAATACAATTCTATTctgttctcaaattcttaccTTCTGTTCTCTTTTATTCTAGTCACAAAGTTCCTCGTCCTTGGGAGTGATTTTGGCTCGCTTCTCATTACGCCTATTCACCCTTTTCCCTGCCCTTCTCCTGGGTGGACAAGTTCCTTGCTTGTATATCTCAAACTTGTTATTGCTCTTGTTCGCGTTCACGTTTGGTGTGCCAAACAGTCTGAACGTGTTTACTCGAGGGTTCTAGGAGATGGAAAGGACATTCATCGTGTGAATCAACGATGTTTTTAGTTAGTGCTTAAGTCGCCGCAGTAGACGGCGGACTTCGAATCTTTATTTTATCGGTAAGCTCAAATTAACGTGTGTGCGTGAATGTTCTAATTTATACGATTAAACATGTACGTTGTTCGTTAATGTAGTGTGGTGGACTCTGATAGAGGTAGCAGAGCAAAATGGTGGAGATTATACAGTTT
The nucleotide sequence above comes from Megachile rotundata isolate GNS110a chromosome 13, iyMegRotu1, whole genome shotgun sequence. Encoded proteins:
- the eIF2Bbeta gene encoding eukaryotic translation initiation factor 2B subunit beta isoform X2 is translated as MKGDIKGTYNIVVATILVLKEIINNTEWTTAENLIHIITRNGKYLIETIPLEFCIGNMVRRILQIIREEYTLELKNKTEETDPQESLHKILTAEGDQQIDFNVSVPSLKSALLEHISEFEAELETCAENITQQASEHIHSNEIILTIGKSKLVEEFFKKAATTRAFEVIVAEGGPSLNGHEMAINLSKAKIKTTLISDVAIFAMMSRVNKVIIGTHTVMANGGLRALSGSHTVAQAAKHYSVPVMVLLPLYKLSPLYLCSHEQDGFNQHVSPLQGVINSTNAPLLERIHVYNPVFDYVPPELVTLFISNTGGNAPSYIYRLLSELYHPDDYEL
- the eIF2Bbeta gene encoding eukaryotic translation initiation factor 2B subunit beta isoform X1, which encodes MVSTETEGINERVLKLINDILYGDIKGTYNIVVATILVLKEIINNTEWTTAENLIHIITRNGKYLIETIPLEFCIGNMVRRILQIIREEYTLELKNKTEETDPQESLHKILTAEGDQQIDFNVSVPSLKSALLEHISEFEAELETCAENITQQASEHIHSNEIILTIGKSKLVEEFFKKAATTRAFEVIVAEGGPSLNGHEMAINLSKAKIKTTLISDVAIFAMMSRVNKVIIGTHTVMANGGLRALSGSHTVAQAAKHYSVPVMVLLPLYKLSPLYLCSHEQDGFNQHVSPLQGVINSTNAPLLERIHVYNPVFDYVPPELVTLFISNTGGNAPSYIYRLLSELYHPDDYEL
- the Su(fu) gene encoding suppressor of fused, which codes for MYGNMREREEFCRSFPPGQPIQAPTTRALGLDALHSLCKEIYPDQSNPLTVTAVVKYWLGGPDPLDYISMYENPGCPELGVPPHWHYISLGLSDLHGDGRIHPKSGPGRPSGFGFELTFRLVRERNEMTPPTWPANVMQQLAKYVFNSGNMLLPGDHVSWHAPLDNGNGRITQILMGRDPQLPVSISTPHGDVSFVQIVGVTSEELLAAQHWNGLGLVNLLKASRGCGPWLVTDMRRIHSVMEDDPSIAEKIQIGIEKEGSNLSGVSAKCWWVQVNSDSNIEKYRETRNESDEEEEDIKPIIKSERLSPCEQDINMSHENLIKVLPGLHLTFNLEAGSLLPLAIKGRVMHGRHFTFKSILSHTAITIVAPSVTGTLVSREKPYVVQGPWLQVLLPEDLSERMAQEFQVLNSPNQIQLPKTFSWPEYKLVITVVND